GATTCCCATACGGCGTCCCACGCATCGTCCTGGCGCACATCGTCGTAGAGGTACGCGTCCCGCTGCGCTCCCGCTGCGCTCACGCGGAACTGGTATCCGGTAAGCCGGTCGTTGTTCGGATCGATGGATACGGATAACAGGTCGAAGGCGCCTCGCTCGTCCCGCCGGACGAGCTGCCGGCCGATCTGCTCGGGGTGATCGTCGTACATCCGGGCGCCGATGTAGATGGCGCTGTCGTCGTAAAGTACACGGACCTCGGTGTCCTCACCGGGCTCGGCCCCCTCGACCGGCTCCCGCTGGACGAACCGCGTCGCAGGAATGGCCGCCGCCCAGGCCGTTTCATCCAGCCTGCCGTCGATCGAAACCTGGCCGGTCCGTTGCGCCGCCTCCATGGCGGGGACGGTTGTATTCCCGGCGTCCGACTGGGCGGTAACGGTACCGGTGGACAAGGTGCAAAGGGCCACTAGAGCGAAGATCGGTGCGACAAGGGGTTTTAAATGCATACTTTCAGCGGTTCCTTCCTGCGCGTGGTGCAGCATCGTATCAAGACACTGCAATGTTTGCGTCTTCCGTCAGGCCCGTACATCGCGGCGGTTCAGCGCCACGACGGCGCAACGAGGCTTAACTGCCCGCCAGCGCCACGAGCGGGAAGTCACCTTATATTACAAATACACATGGCAAAACTTTAAAATATCGGCCTGCGCATCACTTGGTGCTAGCGGGTCCAGGTCAGGACCAAAGCCGGGGGCAGGTTCCGCACGACAAGCGTTTCGCAACGGTAGTCGGAGAACAGCGGGGTCATGCGGCGGCGAAACCGTACTGCCGAAGGCAGGCAATAGGCGTGGACGTACTGGAACATGCGGAAAACGGAACCGGGCCCCAGGAGCCTGTCCAGGTTGCCGATGATTTCGTCGATGACCGGGACCGGCATGGTGGATATGGATAGTCCGGAAATGACGGCCTTGACCGGTGGAACGCCCGAATCCGCGTGTACCTGGAACGCCCGTGTGACGGTATCGTGTTCGAAGCGAAGGCTGGGAAACCGATTCTGCAGCAGGTGAACGAATCGTTGTTCCAGTTCTATGCCGATATAACCGTCGTCATTGGGGAGGATATGCCGGATCTGGTCCGTGAGCGCGCCGGTTCCCGGACCCAGTTCCATGACGGATTCGTTAGGCCTGATTTCCAGTCCCCTGGCCATGGCCCGGGCGAGTATTCTCGAACTGGGCGTCAGGGCGCACACGCTCAGCGGGTTCTTCATCATGACCCGGAGAAACAGCATAGACGGATGATGTGTGAATCGAGACATGTACGGGAAGGATGGCAGCCGGAGTCCAAGTCTGGGCATGAACACGGATATCGCGAAAGACCGAACCCAATATATGGTCGCGAGCCACGGGAGGCAATGCCTATCGCTATGGCTGGATACGCTGGTCCACTGGATCTCCGCGTACCCCTTTTCTGATGGGCAGCAGGCCCGGATAGGGCGTACGGTACCGGTACAGCAGATAGAGCGCGAAGACAAAGACGGGCACGTTCAGCAGGAGCAGCTCCGGGGGACAGGTCTCGATCTCGACCCCATAGCGGTACAGGAGGAAGGCGAAGGCGTTGTTGCCCGCATGGAGCAGCATGCACGGGAAGATCGAGCCGGTGAGGACTGCTACGGTGGTAATTACCACGCCCAGGTAGGTCGTCGGAATGATGCGGAACAGGGCCTGGTGGAACAGTCCGAATATAATGCCGACCACCAGGATGAGCACGACCGGTCTCAGCCGGCGGTGCAGCCCGTGCAGCAGCAGGCCCCGGAAAGCCATTTCTTCCACGATGCCGGGCGTAAGGGCCATCATGAGCATGATCTGCCACAACGGGAAGTCGTCTGGAAGGAGCTCGCTGGCGAACTGCTCCAGCAATTCTTCCGGGAAGGGCAGGAAAACGCTGGACAGCCCCACGACAAAGATCCCGGTCAACAGGGTCGACGGCACCAGGAGCAGCACCGCCAGCCATACCTGGGGCCGCACCGGGCGGATCGCCAGGGCCTGGCGCCAGTCGAGCCGGTGTACCCGGATCATGAGCAGCGAGCCCAGGAAGAAGACGCCGAACATGTTGAAGGCCCACTGCCCCTCGAGCCGGGTCAGCGCGTCTATGTTCGAAGGGGCGATGATGACGATGGCCCACATGCCGAGAAACCACAGGAGCACCCGCCTGGGAAACAGCGCGGCGCCGCCTGCCAGGTCCGCCTCGTCCAGGTCCTGCGCGGTGACGAGTCTCTCCTTGTCCAGCATGCGGGACGACCACCTGAGCAGCAGGAAGGCGGCAAGCAGCATGGATGCGCAGGCTACAAGGAGCATGGGGATGTCGTAATGGCCGACCATGATTTCCCGCACGGCCACACTGACGTTCGCGACAGGCACGACGGCGATCAGCGAGCGCAGGGATACAGCCGGGAGCAACCCTGCCGCCGTCAGGACCATGAGTCCGAGAAAAACCGGCAGGAGGTAGAGCTGCGTCTCTTTGTAGGTCTTCGCATAGGCCGAGATCAGCAGCAGGAGGGACGAAACCACAATGGCCACGGGGATGTAGAGGGCGAACAACATCAGCACGGCGACGGGGGACACATCGATGTCCATTTCCGAGGGGAGATCGATCAACCCGAGGCCGAGGTATACGAAGAGGTTCCCCGCCTGTGCCAGGGTGATGAAGAGCGCGACGGACAGGATCGTCAATTGCTTGGCGGCGATGATCTCGATCCGGCGGACCGACGTGGTCAGGAGAGTTTCGAGGGAACCCCGCTCCTTCTCACCCGCGACACTGTCCATGGCCGCCACCGACGCGCCGGTGAGCGTGAGAAATACGAGCAGCAGCGGCAGCAGTCGACCGAAGTAGAACCCCGCCGCCTGTTCCGGCGTGGCCACGTCCACCCTTGAAAGCCGGATGACTTCTTCGGGGTCCGACTCGAGCCCGATTACGCGCAGCGCTTCGGCGCGGTCCTGTTTCCTCGCGTCCACCAACCGATCCACCAGCAGGGCGCTGCCCCTTCTGGAATCGTCCCGGTTGGCGCGATAGTAGACCCTGACCACGGGGACCCCCGGATACCGTTCGTCCGCTACGGTCACCTCAACGACTGTTTTCTCACCGGGCTCCGTGGGGTCGTCTTCATCCCCGGATTCCGTGGTGTCGGCCGCGGCGCGGGCCAGGTCGAGCGAATCGGCTTCGGATCCGGTCAGGGCTTCCAGGTAGAAATCCAGGTCGCCGGATGCCAGGCTCGAATCGGG
This genomic interval from Gemmatimonadota bacterium contains the following:
- a CDS encoding CPBP family intramembrane metalloprotease, whose translation is MNRATIGLLYKHEMRMLLRDRRTVVLSILLPLLVLPAILFGFKFMNEWRQEQQDTTTYRYTVVGAYADSVRTLIARGELRAADGPGENGDQAENGDPAENAGPAENRDEDRQPASFLEVEAAIPDSSLASGDLDFYLEALTGSEADSLDLARAAADTTESGDEDDPTEPGEKTVVEVTVADERYPGVPVVRVYYRANRDDSRRGSALLVDRLVDARKQDRAEALRVIGLESDPEEVIRLSRVDVATPEQAAGFYFGRLLPLLLVFLTLTGASVAAMDSVAGEKERGSLETLLTTSVRRIEIIAAKQLTILSVALFITLAQAGNLFVYLGLGLIDLPSEMDIDVSPVAVLMLFALYIPVAIVVSSLLLLISAYAKTYKETQLYLLPVFLGLMVLTAAGLLPAVSLRSLIAVVPVANVSVAVREIMVGHYDIPMLLVACASMLLAAFLLLRWSSRMLDKERLVTAQDLDEADLAGGAALFPRRVLLWFLGMWAIVIIAPSNIDALTRLEGQWAFNMFGVFFLGSLLMIRVHRLDWRQALAIRPVRPQVWLAVLLLVPSTLLTGIFVVGLSSVFLPFPEELLEQFASELLPDDFPLWQIMLMMALTPGIVEEMAFRGLLLHGLHRRLRPVVLILVVGIIFGLFHQALFRIIPTTYLGVVITTVAVLTGSIFPCMLLHAGNNAFAFLLYRYGVEIETCPPELLLLNVPVFVFALYLLYRYRTPYPGLLPIRKGVRGDPVDQRIQP